The Pedosphaera parvula Ellin514 sequence TGAACGATGCGCTAGAATCTATTGAATCCATTCCCCGTATTGCAAGCCGATTGTTTATTTACGCACAGGCGCTTGCAAGTCCTTCATTGCAGATTCCTGCAAGTGGATTCAGAGTGAGGGTAAACGCGGTTCATGGGTGAACCTTTGAGATGGAAGGAAATATGGCTGTTTTCTACGATACACACGCACATCTGGATTATCCGGATTACGCCCAGGATTTGCAGCAGGTGATTGCCCGCTCTGAAGCAGCTGGCATCACAAAAATAATAAGCATTGGCACGGATCTTGAGAGCAGCAGGCGCGCAATCGAATTAGCCGAACAATTTCCCGGCGTTTATGCAGCGGTAGGCTGGCATCCGACCAATGTGGAAGAGGCTCCGGATGACTTGCGTCCTGCCCTGCGTCTGCTGGCGAACCATCCCAAGGTGGTCGCCATCGGGGAAACCGGTTTGGACTACTATCGTTTACCGAGCACCCAGCAGGAGAAGGGCACGCCGGAGGATGACGAACGTTACAAAAAGAAGCAGGCAGCGATCTTCCAACAACAGTTGGAGGTGGCTGCGGAGTGCGGCCTCAATTGCATCATTCATACTCGTTCTTCACTCGAAGATACTCTTAAACAAATGGAGCCTTTCATTGGCAGAGTGAAAGGCGTCTTCCATTGCTTTGTAGACA is a genomic window containing:
- a CDS encoding TatD family hydrolase, with protein sequence MAVFYDTHAHLDYPDYAQDLQQVIARSEAAGITKIISIGTDLESSRRAIELAEQFPGVYAAVGWHPTNVEEAPDDLRPALRLLANHPKVVAIGETGLDYYRLPSTQQEKGTPEDDERYKKKQAAIFQQQLEVAAECGLNCIIHTRSSLEDTLKQMEPFIGRVKGVFHCFVDNPAAMQRVLQMGSLVSFTGIATFKNAQTVRDTIAATPLGKFMLETDSPYLAPVPYRGKRCEPGYVKEISELVASVKECSLEELSRATCATAAGFFHKISTAS